A section of the Anabaena cylindrica PCC 7122 genome encodes:
- a CDS encoding ABC transporter ATP-binding protein: MTINYLLEVENVHAGYIKDVDILQGINFRVEAGELVTVIGPNGAGKSTLAKTIFGLLTPHTGTITFKGENITGLKSNQIVERGMCYVPQIANVFPSLTIEENLEMGAFVRNIPLKPLKDKIFAMFPRLSDRRRQRAGTLSGGERQMLAMGKALMLEPSLLLLDEPSAALSPILVTQVFEQIKQINQSGTAIVLVEQNARKALEMADRGCVLESGRDAITGPGLELLHDPKVGELYLGAGKGH, from the coding sequence ATGACAATTAATTATTTATTAGAAGTTGAAAATGTCCATGCTGGATATATTAAAGATGTAGATATCCTACAAGGTATAAATTTCCGTGTTGAAGCAGGAGAATTAGTTACAGTAATTGGTCCCAACGGTGCAGGTAAATCCACTTTAGCAAAAACAATTTTTGGACTTTTGACACCCCACACAGGCACAATTACCTTTAAAGGGGAAAATATTACAGGTTTGAAATCAAATCAAATCGTTGAAAGGGGGATGTGCTACGTTCCCCAAATAGCTAACGTTTTTCCTTCCTTGACGATTGAAGAAAATCTAGAAATGGGGGCGTTTGTACGGAATATTCCCCTGAAACCGCTGAAGGATAAAATATTTGCGATGTTCCCAAGATTAAGCGATCGCCGTCGTCAACGGGCTGGGACTCTCTCAGGAGGGGAAAGGCAGATGTTAGCAATGGGGAAAGCTTTAATGTTAGAACCCAGTTTACTGCTGTTAGATGAACCTTCTGCGGCTTTATCCCCCATCTTAGTAACACAAGTATTTGAGCAGATTAAACAAATTAACCAATCAGGTACAGCCATCGTCCTAGTAGAACAAAATGCTCGTAAAGCTTTAGAAATGGCAGATCGTGGTTGTGTATTAGAATCGGGACGGGATGCTATCACTGGGCCAGGATTGGAATTGTTACATGATCCCAAAGTAGGAGAATTGTATTTAGGTGCAGGTAAAGGACATTAA
- a CDS encoding TOMM precursor leader peptide-binding protein, whose product MINKPHLKPCYAVETIEPDQLFLLSERETVCLSDRLSYRIASLLQERDYSVDEILDIIQLELLPEQKNTQETSDFFQSILNLSIKTQYALFQMEQKGYLVEQDDSLPSHLAIFCHHLNITPIVAAQRLQSAKVAVKTFGSFPSEDFINILKSLHIQVADAGDFTVVLTDDYLHPQLKAFNQQALNSQSPWMLVNPLGTTLWIGPIFNHHTTGCWECLAQRLRDNRPVANFIQKHKQISLSPPLGFLASTMQTALGMAATEVFKWIIQGGNQQLEGTLLTYDTLTLQTQKHIFVKRPQCSDCGEIANEQNNQPLPIVLGHRQKNFTQDGGHRYCSPQETFRKYQHHISPITGVVRELQKIPGHGLNHTYIAKHHFLSVFDDVDSLRQNIGGRSAGKGRTDIQARVSGFCEAIERYSGVFQGDEIRHKGSYQQMGEKAIHPNTCMNFSQQQYQNREQLNTKSKGWFQKVPEPFDIEKEIDWTPVWSLTHQEFKYLPTAYCYYGYSQSHKPDCWADSNGCAAGNTLEEAILQGFMELVERDCVALWWYNYLQKPQVDLDSFNQPYFQELKTYYQAINRELWVLDITSDLNIPAFAAISRRTDQEIEDIILGYGTHFDPQIAISRALTEVNQILPNVLSAQADGTTQYPPSADPLAIEWWKSATVANQPYLLPDDQSIPKMFADYPQVASDDLLEDIRLCQQIVERNGLEMLVLDQTRADIGLRVAKVIVPGMRHMWKRLGTGRLYEIPIKMGWLKESLTEDQLNPYPMWM is encoded by the coding sequence ATGATTAATAAACCCCATCTTAAGCCTTGTTATGCTGTTGAAACTATAGAACCAGACCAGCTATTTCTCTTATCTGAAAGAGAGACAGTCTGTTTGAGCGATCGCCTTTCTTATCGCATAGCTTCATTACTACAAGAACGCGATTATAGCGTTGATGAAATCCTTGATATCATCCAACTAGAACTACTACCAGAACAAAAAAATACTCAAGAAACTAGTGACTTTTTTCAAAGTATTCTCAATCTCAGTATCAAAACCCAATATGCCCTATTCCAAATGGAACAAAAAGGCTATTTAGTGGAACAAGATGACTCACTTCCCTCTCACTTAGCTATCTTCTGTCATCATCTCAATATTACTCCCATAGTTGCTGCACAAAGACTACAATCAGCAAAAGTGGCAGTTAAAACCTTTGGTTCTTTTCCTAGCGAAGACTTCATAAACATTCTGAAATCTCTGCATATTCAAGTAGCTGATGCTGGAGATTTCACAGTCGTATTGACTGACGACTACTTACACCCTCAGCTAAAAGCATTTAATCAACAAGCCTTAAATTCTCAATCACCTTGGATGCTAGTCAATCCTTTAGGAACAACCCTCTGGATAGGGCCAATATTTAATCACCACACTACTGGGTGTTGGGAATGTCTAGCCCAAAGATTAAGGGATAATAGACCAGTTGCCAACTTTATCCAAAAACATAAACAGATTTCCCTATCTCCTCCGCTAGGATTCCTAGCTTCTACAATGCAAACAGCCTTAGGAATGGCAGCAACAGAAGTTTTTAAATGGATTATCCAAGGTGGAAATCAACAATTAGAAGGGACTTTATTAACCTATGATACCCTAACTCTCCAAACCCAAAAGCATATCTTCGTTAAGCGTCCTCAATGTTCTGATTGTGGAGAAATAGCCAATGAACAAAACAACCAACCCCTACCCATTGTTTTAGGACACCGGCAGAAAAACTTTACTCAAGATGGAGGACATCGTTATTGTTCACCACAAGAAACTTTCAGAAAATATCAACATCATATTAGTCCTATTACAGGGGTTGTTCGAGAACTGCAAAAGATACCAGGTCATGGGTTAAACCATACATACATAGCAAAGCATCATTTTCTTAGCGTCTTTGATGATGTAGACAGCTTACGGCAAAATATTGGCGGTAGAAGTGCAGGAAAAGGTAGAACTGATATTCAAGCCAGGGTGAGCGGTTTCTGCGAAGCTATTGAAAGGTATTCTGGGGTATTTCAGGGAGATGAGATCAGACACAAAGGCAGTTACCAACAAATGGGAGAAAAAGCTATTCATCCTAATACCTGTATGAATTTCAGCCAACAGCAATATCAAAATCGGGAACAATTGAATACCAAAAGTAAAGGTTGGTTTCAAAAAGTCCCTGAACCCTTTGATATAGAAAAAGAAATCGACTGGACACCAGTTTGGTCTTTAACCCATCAAGAGTTTAAATATCTGCCAACAGCTTATTGCTATTATGGCTATTCTCAATCTCATAAACCTGACTGTTGGGCAGACTCTAATGGATGTGCGGCAGGTAATACACTCGAAGAGGCTATTCTCCAAGGATTTATGGAATTAGTTGAGCGTGATTGTGTAGCGTTGTGGTGGTATAATTATCTACAAAAACCTCAAGTAGATTTAGATAGTTTCAATCAGCCTTATTTCCAAGAACTGAAGACATATTATCAAGCCATTAACAGAGAATTGTGGGTTTTAGATATTACTAGTGACCTTAATATTCCCGCTTTTGCTGCTATTAGTCGCCGCACAGATCAAGAAATAGAAGATATTATTTTAGGGTATGGAACCCATTTTGACCCTCAGATTGCCATTAGTCGAGCTTTAACTGAAGTTAACCAAATACTACCTAACGTTTTATCTGCTCAAGCGGATGGCACTACCCAATATCCTCCATCTGCTGATCCTCTGGCAATAGAATGGTGGAAATCTGCGACTGTAGCAAATCAACCTTATCTGCTTCCAGATGATCAGAGTATCCCGAAAATGTTTGCAGATTATCCCCAAGTAGCCAGTGATGATCTTCTCGAAGATATTAGGCTTTGTCAACAAATCGTTGAAAGAAATGGTCTGGAAATGCTAGTTCTAGATCAGACTCGTGCCGATATTGGGCTGAGAGTAGCTAAGGTAATTGTGCCAGGAATGCGACATATGTGGAAACGCTTAGGTACAGGACGGTTATATGAAATTCCAATTAAAATGGGTTGGTTGAAAGAGTCTTTGACAGAAGACCAATTGAACCCCTATCCGATGTGGATGTAG